In Clostridium sp. SY8519, one genomic interval encodes:
- a CDS encoding 4Fe-4S dicluster domain-containing protein, translating into MKQWYLVIDVRWCHDCNNCFMGCKDEHVGNEWPGYTNAQPRHGHRWMNIQRRERGKYARNDYSYLPMPCQHCENAPCIAAGNGAVTRREDGIVMIDMEKAKGNKALVDSCPYGAIYYNEDADVPQKCTMCAHLLDDPDWIPGIPRCAHNCPTKALKAFNLEPDEMQAMIEAEGLEVYRPELGTKPHVYYKNLYRFTKNFAAGGILVDGDCFENAVCELKQDDKVLEVQKTNFFGDFKFDGLDDGKYVISINADGRKKDLEFEIAGESLNLEYTEMN; encoded by the coding sequence ATGAAACAGTGGTATTTAGTGATAGATGTCAGATGGTGTCATGACTGCAACAACTGCTTTATGGGTTGCAAAGATGAACACGTGGGAAATGAGTGGCCCGGATATACCAACGCGCAGCCCCGCCACGGCCATCGCTGGATGAACATTCAGCGGAGAGAGCGCGGCAAATACGCGCGGAATGATTACAGCTATCTGCCGATGCCATGTCAGCACTGTGAAAACGCGCCCTGTATCGCGGCAGGCAACGGTGCGGTGACACGCCGGGAAGACGGTATTGTGATGATCGATATGGAGAAGGCAAAAGGCAACAAGGCCCTGGTAGATTCCTGTCCGTACGGCGCGATTTATTACAATGAAGACGCGGATGTACCGCAGAAATGCACCATGTGCGCACATCTGCTGGATGATCCGGACTGGATTCCTGGAATCCCGCGCTGCGCGCACAACTGTCCGACCAAAGCGCTGAAGGCGTTTAACCTGGAGCCGGATGAGATGCAGGCGATGATCGAGGCAGAAGGCCTGGAAGTTTACCGGCCGGAACTGGGCACCAAGCCCCATGTATATTACAAGAACCTGTACCGGTTTACCAAGAACTTCGCCGCAGGCGGAATTCTCGTGGACGGAGACTGCTTTGAAAATGCGGTCTGCGAACTGAAACAGGACGATAAGGTTCTGGAAGTACAGAAGACGAATTTCTTCGGAGATTTCAAGTTCGACGGCCTGGATGACGGCAAATATGTCATCAGCATCAATGCGGACGGAAGAAAGAAGGATCTGGAATTCGAAATCGCAGGGGAGTCCCTGAATCTGGAATACACAGAAATGAATTAA